A single window of Narcine bancroftii isolate sNarBan1 chromosome 1, sNarBan1.hap1, whole genome shotgun sequence DNA harbors:
- the LOC138757474 gene encoding bone morphogenetic protein 2: MGKFSFLFSSLLLIGVLASEITYYYADSQEILQPFSKAILEMLHINTLTFPQRTKLHPYMRQIYQQLSSSEAKDSTETEGTLVQSFRSIRVPEYDNPGWLWFNISSLKPSMLAAELVLQRRTLNPKALTINVTIHTIGLEGDNLSISDPLDKKILNLSELPTSGYDTFNVSTILRDWRVDVIGFQFQFTDDSGSLVLHDALTQSLYCLNTSSQDEPLLITYRLTLTERSNITNMCGGRNGQPCIGGWKRNHFPRRDIHGECRLHQWFVSLRSSELSHWILEPKGYYANFCRGHCFSALSDKEKPITISSTWDAVEQNITKSQSWFCIPQRYSSIKIMYITEYENIFIESLKEMSVESCACK, translated from the exons ATGGGAAAGTTCAGCTTTCTTTTCTCATCTTTGCTGCTCATCGGTGTTTTGGCATCAGAGATAACATATTACTATGCAGACAGTCAGGAGATACTGCAGCCATTCAGCAAGGCCATTCTGGAGATGTTGCATATAAATACATTAACATTTCCACAGCGTACCAAGCTTCACCCCTACATGAGACAGATCTATCAGCAACTCAGTTCATCAGAAGCCAAGGATTCCACTGAAACTGAGGGAACTCTGGTCCAAAGTTTCCGGAGTATAAGAG TTCCTGAATATGACAATCCTGGATGGTTATGGTTTAACATTTCCAGCCTCAAGCCCTCCATGTTGGCAGCAGAGCTTGTGCTTCAGCGCAGAACCCTGAATCCAAAGGCACTGACAATCAATGTGACAATACACACAATTGGTTTGGAAGGGGACAACCTGTCAATCAGTGATCCACTAGACAAGAAGATATTGAACCTGAGTGAGTTGCCAACCTCCGGTTATGATACGTTTAATGTTTCCACCATCCTGAGAGATTGGAGGGTGGATGTGATTGGATTCCAGTTCCAGTTCACTGACGACAGTGGCAGTCTGGTCTTACACGATGCCCTAACTCAGAGTCTCTATTGCCTCAACACCAGTTCTCAGGATGAACCACTTCTCATCACCTATCGATTGACATTGACAGAAAGGAGCAACATTACCAACATGTGTGGTGGCAGGAATGGTCAGCCATGCATTGGTGGATGGAAGAGGAACCATTTTCCTCGAAGGGATATCCACGGAGAGTGTAGGCTGCACCAATGGTTTGTGAGCTTACGGTCTTCAGAGTTAAGTCACTGGATCTTGGAGCCTAAGGGCTACTATGCTAACTTCTGTAG AGGTCATTGCTTCAGTGCTCTCTCTGACAAGGAGAAACCAATAACGATCAGCTCCACTTGGGATGCAGTAGAGCAAAACATAACCAAATCACAAAG CTGGTTCTGCATACCACAGAGATATTCTTCAATCAAAATAATGTACATAACAGagtatgaaaatatttttattgaaagttTGAAAGAGATGAGTGTTGAAAGTTGTGCATGCAAgtaa